In one Hominilimicola fabiformis genomic region, the following are encoded:
- a CDS encoding threonine/serine exporter family protein, whose protein sequence is MQINELVTFAADVGRGLLESGAETSRVEDTVERIIRHFYDGKSEVLVVMTGLFVTVGDVTKTVRVRRRTINLDKVSKINMMSRDIADDKIDFEEALKRFEYVMAQKPYPLWVKTVAVAFCCGFFTLLFGGNAFDGLNSFVVGAVINVFIWFLRKHHTAEFIITFSGGVVIALLILLFYAIGLGKNINPMITGAIMPLVPGLAITNAIRDIIAGDYLSGGARLFDAIVVAIALATGAGSVMYIFGHMTGGVMG, encoded by the coding sequence ATGCAGATAAATGAACTTGTGACATTTGCGGCGGATGTCGGCAGAGGTCTGCTTGAAAGCGGTGCGGAAACGAGTCGTGTCGAAGATACGGTTGAGAGGATAATACGGCACTTTTATGACGGTAAAAGTGAGGTTTTGGTCGTAATGACAGGACTGTTTGTCACTGTCGGCGATGTTACAAAAACGGTCAGAGTTCGCAGACGGACTATAAACCTTGATAAAGTATCGAAAATTAATATGATGTCACGAGATATTGCTGATGATAAAATCGACTTTGAAGAAGCTTTAAAACGCTTTGAATATGTAATGGCACAGAAACCTTATCCGTTATGGGTTAAAACTGTTGCGGTAGCGTTTTGCTGCGGATTTTTTACGTTGTTGTTTGGCGGTAATGCGTTTGACGGACTTAATTCGTTTGTGGTCGGTGCGGTTATCAATGTTTTTATATGGTTTTTGAGAAAACATCACACGGCGGAGTTTATTATAACATTTTCGGGCGGAGTTGTTATTGCGTTGCTGATATTACTCTTTTATGCAATAGGTTTGGGAAAAAATATTAATCCTATGATAACGGGAGCTATTATGCCGCTTGTACCCGGTTTGGCAATAACTAATGCAATTCGTGATATTATTGCCGGAGATTACCTTTCGGGCGGTGCGAGATTGTTTGATGCGATAGTCGTGGCGATTGCACTTGCCACAGGTGCGGGCAGTGTTATGTACATTTTCGGTCATATGACGGGAGGTGTTATGGGATGA
- a CDS encoding threonine/serine exporter family protein: MIFLEMFVAFAATMAFAVIFNVSRSELIFCGIAGLVAEGVYLFTLRISDETALAIFVASIAVTVFSRILANVRRMPVTVYLISGIISLVPGAGMYNTVYNIISSDYMKAMYTGVDTIKVAVAIAVGIVLVFALPNKMFFKRK, encoded by the coding sequence ATGATTTTTCTTGAAATGTTTGTCGCTTTTGCGGCGACAATGGCTTTTGCAGTGATATTTAACGTGAGCCGAAGTGAATTGATATTTTGCGGAATCGCAGGTTTAGTCGCAGAGGGGGTGTATTTGTTTACACTTAGAATAAGCGACGAAACGGCACTTGCTATATTTGTTGCGTCGATTGCCGTGACGGTATTTTCACGAATTTTGGCGAACGTAAGACGTATGCCCGTTACGGTTTATTTGATTTCGGGAATAATATCGCTTGTACCCGGTGCGGGTATGTATAACACTGTTTATAACATAATATCGTCGGACTATATGAAAGCAATGTACACAGGCGTTGATACAATAAAAGTTGCCGTAGCGATTGCGGTGGGGATTGTACTTGTGTTTGCATTGCCGAATAAAATGTTTTTCAAGAGAAAATAA
- a CDS encoding polysaccharide deacetylase family protein: MKKIIAVMAVLITLFSMGNVSASAAAKVAALMYHSVTTDSSRWNDYTISPEQLDADIQYFKSCGYIPMTATELATANMADIDNRKILLLTFDDGYSNFYTEVFPILKKNDAKATMFLIGSYIDRYGYLTSDETYEMANSGLVEIGNHTNGIHSMPKEQLKAIYNNTNAYGDILDDIQSNGEILKEVTGKDVTSISWPYGYYTTTLDNAVKSQLGYKISFSTVYGVNFFTGNTYSPLKRMNREYSAGTQQVFDRANGKFY; the protein is encoded by the coding sequence ATGAAAAAGATAATTGCCGTTATGGCGGTGCTTATAACGCTTTTTTCAATGGGTAATGTGTCGGCAAGTGCGGCGGCAAAGGTTGCGGCACTGATGTATCACAGTGTGACAACTGATTCGTCACGTTGGAATGATTATACAATATCACCCGAGCAGCTTGATGCGGATATACAATACTTTAAAAGCTGCGGATATATACCGATGACCGCGACAGAACTCGCAACGGCGAATATGGCTGATATTGACAACAGAAAAATATTGCTTTTGACATTTGATGACGGATACTCAAACTTCTATACGGAGGTATTTCCGATATTAAAGAAAAATGACGCAAAGGCTACAATGTTTTTGATTGGCTCATACATAGACCGTTACGGTTATTTGACGTCTGATGAAACATATGAAATGGCGAACAGCGGACTTGTCGAAATAGGCAATCACACAAACGGTATTCACAGTATGCCTAAGGAACAGTTAAAGGCGATTTACAACAATACAAACGCTTACGGCGATATACTCGATGATATTCAGAGTAACGGAGAAATTTTGAAAGAAGTTACCGGAAAAGATGTGACAAGTATTTCGTGGCCGTACGGATATTATACGACAACACTCGATAATGCGGTTAAAAGTCAGCTTGGTTATAAGATTTCATTCAGTACGGTGTACGGTGTGAATTTCTTTACCGGCAATACATACAGTCCGTTAAAACGTATGAACAGAGAATACTCTGCCGGAACTCAACAGGTGTTTGACAGGGCAAACGGTAAATTTTATTAA